Genomic segment of Synechococcus sp. A15-28:
GAGACTGATCTGGCCTCAGTGAGACCCAACGCACCGCAGGCAGGGGATGACCGCAGGCCCTGACCGTCGCCTCGCCAATGGAAAAGCCCTGAAGGAAGCGATTGCGAAGGGTTGCGTCGCCTGGAGCCGAGGGCAACATCACGACGATCCTCTGTCGCGGTATCGCACTGGAGACGAGGGCCTGGCAGCCGATCACGACAGCTGCGAGACAGGTCCAAGAAAGCCAGGGACGCGGTGCCGACCTCGACATGAAACGGGAACGCCAACCCCACCAAGTGAAGCTAGTGAGAACGGTTGTCGTCGTCCGGTTTTGTCACCGGATCGTCGGACGATGGAACCTGGGACAGCAGTCCGGCCCCCAGCAGTGCTGCACCGATGGCGATGGCCAGGCCGCGGTTATCGGCAGCAGCGCCCTGCCCCCAGGCCGCCGTTGCCAGGAATGCGCCGCCGAGCAGGAGACAGGGCACCAGAACGATGCCACGGGCAATGCGGTTGTCTGCCATTCAGACCGGCTCCGTTGGGCAGGTGTCTTTCGCCAGGCCCGCACCCACTAAGCCGGCACTGAGATCCAGCTCATCGCCAATGGGCGTGACCCTGGCCAGCAACTGGCCTTCGCTGCGTCCCACCGGGCGCAGATTGACTCGCCTCCGACGGGGGAGTTGCTCCTTCAACCAGTCGACGGCAGAGGACTCCGCATCAGGCTCGACGTCGATGCAGGCCAGCTGGACCGTGTAATAGCGATTCCCGTCACCCACCTGCAGAAGAGATGCGGTACGCACCTGCAGCACCTCAGCTGCCGCTGCCGGTGAAGCAGCAAGCAGCCCAACCAACAGGCAACTCAGCAAACGCAGGATCACAGAGACGCTCCGCACTGGGGGCAGAAGCGATGTTCATGGGCGGTGGTGGCGCCACAGGAGCCACAGGTTCGCGTCGTGCCCATCGCCAGCTCGGGATGGGAGGGGAGTCCCACCATCTGGGCATTGCTCTTGCCTGGGGGAACCATCGGGTAACAGTTCTCTCCGCGCCTCACATGCACGTCGATCATCATCGGAGTCGGTGATTGCAACGCTGCTGCGAGATCGCGGTGCAGGGCCTCACGCTCGGTGATCTTGACGCCATCCACACCGAAGGAACGGGCCAGGGCAATGAAATCGGGCATGCCGTTCAGCATGTCGGAAGAGGAGTAGCGCTCCTCATAAAAGCTTTCCTGCCACTGACGCACCATGCCCTGCCAGTGGTTGTTCACGATCACCACCTTCACGGGCAACCCGTAGGCCGCCAGGGTTCCGAGCTCCTGGATGTTCATTAGGATGCTAGCATCGCCGGCGATGCAAACCACCTGACGGTCCGGCATGGCCACCTGGGCCCCCATCGCGGCCGGCATCCCAAAACCCATGGTCCCCAGGCCGGCACTGCTGATCCAGCCCCTGGGACCGTTGCGCAGGTACTGGGCGGCCCACATTTGATGCTGACCGACATCTGTGGTGACGATCGCGTCGGGGGCCAGATCCCTCACCGCCAGAAGCACTTCCTGGGGGTAGATCGCCCCTTCCGTCGGAGGAATCGTGAGGGGATAACGCTCCTTCCAGGTGTTGATGCGCTCCAGCCAGGCCGCTGTGCGGGGTTCCGCCGTGCGCTGGAGACTGATCTCCACCATCCGCGCCAGGCTCAGCCCGAGATCGCCCAGGACGGCCACATCAGCCCGGCGGTTCTTGCCGATCTCCGCCGGATCGATCTCGAAGTGCACCACCCGGGCCCGGGGCGCGAAGGTGTCCAGTTTTCCGGTGACACGGTCATCAAACCGGGCCCCCACAGCGATCAACAGGTCGCACTCGGTGACGGCGAAGTTGGCGTAGGCGGTGCCGTGCATGCCCAGCATGCCCACAGAAAGTGAATCGTTCTCATCAAAAGCACCTTTGCCCATCAGGGTGGTCGTGACCGGCAGCTGATAGCGCTCGGCCAACAAGCGGAGACTGTCGTGGGCGCCGGCTGAGATCGCGCCACCACCGACGTACAGCAGCGGACGTTGGGCCTGCTCGATCAGATCGAGCGCCGCCGCCACGGCCGTATCCAGCGGGGGCTCAGGCCGATGGAAACCGCCTGGGATAACGGAACCGGGCTCCACCGGCACGTAATTGAAGTGTTCCTGCCCCACATCCTTGGGAATGTCGATCAGCACCGGACCGGGGCGTCCGCTGGCGGCGATCAGGAACGCCTGAGCCACGATCGACCCGAGGTCAGCCGGGTCACGCACCACCCAGGAGTGCTTCACGATCGGCAGGGTGATGCCGAAAATATCGGTTTCCTGAAAGGCGTCGGTCCCGATGGCCGGGCGGGGGACCTGCCCGGTGATCACCACCATCGGCACGGAATCCATCTGGGCCGTGGCGATGCCCGTCACCAGGTTGGTGGCCCCTGGACCAGAGGTTCCGAAACAGACACCCACCTTGCCGGTGGCCCGTGCGTAGGCATCAGCGGCATGGGTTCCCGCCTGCTCGTGGCGCACCAGGATGTGCTTCACCCAGCCTTCGCTCTCAGCGATGTGCAGGGCGTCATATATCGGCAGGATCGCCCCGCCCGGGTAACCGAAGATCGTGTCCACCCCATGTCGCCGCAACGCATCCATCAGGGCTTCCGCGCCGCTGATGGTCTGAGGCGTATCGGAATCCAGTCCACCGACAACCGTTGATGCGGAAGTAAGGGTCACGGCAACTGGTCAGGAATGACCCTCAAGGTTAAGGGCCTGCAGCTCCTCTGGCTCGGTGGCTTCGGATCATGGCCCTGAGAATCAGCGCCGGATCGAGCCATTTCCCCTCGTATTGAATTCCCCAGTGCAGGTGCGGGCCGCTGGTGCGCCCGGTCATACCCACCTGCCATATCACCTGCCCCGCCTGAACAGCCTGGCCTGAGCGCATCCGCTGCTGCTGCAGATGGCAGTAGATGTGCTCGTAACCACCGGAGGCCACCACAACGCCGATGCCGCATGACGCGTCATGGATGGTGTCCACGACCCGGCCGGACCACCAACTGAGCACAGGGGACCCCAACGGTGCTGCGATATCAAGACCGGTATGGGGTCTCAATTGACCATCCCCGCCGCGGCGAAGACCGAAATGACTGGTGTACCCGTCGAACACAGCAATGGGAAACACCCCGGCGCTCCAGCGGACATCCGCCTGAGCCGGCAAAACGCTTGAAACGAGCCCAAAGGTGACGAGAGCCCCGAGCAGCGACTCAGAGCAGGCCGAGAGCATGCAGCGGGCCATGGCCACTGATCAGCTCCAACAGGAAAGCGGAAAAACCGAGCATGGCCAGGCGTCCGTTCCAGACCTCGGAACTGTTGTTCCAACCCCATTCCCATTTCTCCTGGGGATACAGCTTCACCTTGGTGGGCAGTTCCGCAGCTGCATCGAGGCTCACCTCAGGCCCCTCCAGACTGCTGGTCACCAGATCCGCCAGACCCTCAATGAAGGGGGGATAGGTATCGAGGGCTCGCACCCGGCGGAAATTGACCACCCCGGCTTCGGTCGCCAGCTCCCGGTATTCGATGTCGATTTCCTCAAGCGTCTCGATGTGCTCGCTGACGAAGCTGATCGGCACCACCACCAGATCGTTCGTCTTGGCCTCTCCCAGCTGCTCGAGCGCCTCCTCGGTGTAGGGCTTCAGCCACTCCACCGGACCCACTCGGCTCTGGTAAGCCAGGGTGTGGGGGTTGGCGTGGCCCATGTGCTCCGCCAGAGATTTCATGATCAGGTCCGTGCAGGCCTCGATCTGCTGCTGATAGGGGTCTCCGGCTTCCTCCACATAACTCTTGGGGACGCCGTGGGCACTGAAAAAGACATGGGCCTTTTCCGGGTCATCGCTGTTGCGCACTTCTTCCGCAATCAGCTCAGCCATCGCCTTGATGTAGCCGGAGTGATCGAACCAGCTTCGGATGCAGCGAATCGGCAGCTGCTCGAAGGCAGCGTCTCCCTGACGCAGCCGCTGCAGTTCCCGGAAGCTGGATCCGCTGGTGCTGATGGAGAAGTGGGGATAAAGAGGCAGCACCACCACCTCATCCATGCCATCCGCCTTCATGTCCGCCACGGCGGATTCCGTGAAGGGATGCCAGTACCGCATCGCGACGTAGGTGGTGGCGTCGAGTCCCCGCTGACGCAGCAAACTCTGCAGTTCCCGTGCCTGCTGCTCGGTGATCCTGCGCAGCGGTGAACCTCCACCGATCGAGCGGTAGGCCTCCTGGGATTTGCCGCTGCGCAGCGTGCTGATCAACCAGGCCAGAGGTTTCTGCAGCGCTGGGCTGGGCAACCGGATGATCTCCGGATCAGCAAACAGGTTGTAGAGAAATGGGCCGACATCCTGAATGCGTTCGGGTCCCCCCAGATTCAGCAGGACGACGCCGACGCGGGACATGCCAACAATCATGAAATCAGGGGGTTGAGCGTAACCCGCGTCAACGTCATGGTGGGCGCCGAAGCCACAGTCATGGACCTTCGCAACAGCCTGAACCTCCTCAACACACAGCTGGCGGTCCAGGGGACGCGCTTGCGCATTGAGCAACGGGGCCAGACCCTCAACCTCAGAGGCCCCCTGCCGCTGCGGGATGCCCCGTCCACATTCAAGGTGCAGCGGATCAGTCTCGGGCTTCAGGCCGATGCCGCTGGCCTGCAGGAGGCCAAGGAGACCCTGGACCAGGTTCAGCGTCAGCTGGATCGCGACCGATTCAACTGGGAGGACTGGCAGATCCCCCAGCGCCGACCCACCGGACCTGGAGCCGACGCAGCGATCCGCACGTTTGAGGAAGCCTTTTTCAAGGACCCACGCCGCCGCCGCGCCGCCGCCGGTAGCCGCACCACCTGGAGTGGGGCCTATCTGCCCTATCTCAGACGGCTGAGCCGCTTCAGCGGCGAGGCCCCCCTCAACGCTGCCTTGCTGCTTCAAACCTTGCGCAGTTACGAGGAGGGAAGTCGCAGTCGCCAGCAATGTTCGACGGCCCTGACGGCCCTGGCTCGCCACGTCGGTGTTGCCTTGCCGGAGGACTGGCGGGAGGAAGCCGGCGGCTACGGCCTGCATCGAGCCCGCTTCCGGCAGCTGCCCACGGATGCACAGATCCTCGAAGCAGTGCTGAAGATCCCGAACCCTCGCTGGCGACTGGCCTACGGCTTGATGGCCACCTATGGATTACGGAATCACGAGATTTTCTACTGCGATCTCAGTGCTTTGGCCGATCAGGGTGACCGGGTGATCCGGGTGCTGCCCACCACCAAAACAGGAGAACACCAGGTGTGGCCGTTTCAGCCGGAGTGGGTGGACCGCTTCAGCCTCTCCACCCTCGGGGGCAGTCAGGGTGCGCTGCCCCGGATCCAGACCGATCTACGCCGCACCACGCTGCAGCAGGTCGGACGACGGGTGAGCGAACAGTTCCGCCGCTACGACTTGCCCATAACGCCCTATGACCTGCGCCATGCCTGGGCTGTGCGCACCATCCACATCGGACTTCCCGATACGGTGGCCGCCAGGATGATGGGGCATTCCGTGGCCATCCACACGCGGACGTATCACCACTGGATCACGCGTCGTGATCAACAGCAGGCGGTGGACGCGGCGTTGGCGCGTCAGCAGGCCTGATGAGTTCCTTTCTACGGCCACTGGCCTATCGCCATCGCTGGATCTACGACCTGGTGACCGCCGTCTCGTCGTTGAGTGTGGGCGGCGTGGACCGACTGCGGGGGCTTGGGTTGGAAGCCTTACGCCCCCATTTAAAACCCGAAGCGACCGTGCTGGACCTCTGCTGCGGCAGCGGCGAGGCAGCTGCCCCCTGGCTTGAGGCCGGCTTCCGTGTGACGGGCCTTGACATCTCGCCCCGTGCCCTGGCCCTTGCAGCTCAGCGGTATCCAGCGATGGAGCGGGTGGAGGGGTTGGCAGAGGACCCACCTTTGAAAGAGGCCAGCTTCGCGGCCATCCAAATGAGCGTGGCGCTGCATGAATTCCCCCGAACGGACCGGGAAGCGGTGCTGACGAGCTGTCTGCGATTGCTGCAGCCCGGTGGCTCGTTGGTGCTTGTGGACCTGCACCCGGCTGGACCCTGGCTTCGTCTGCCGCAACGGCTGTTCTGCGCCCTGTTTGAAACGGACACGGCCACGGCCATGCTGGAGGACGACCTCCCCTCCCAGCTTGAGCGGATTGGATTCACTGCGGTGAATCAAGACCTGCTGGCGGGCCAGGCTCTGCAGCGAATCACCGCAACCCGTCCCCGAACCAGCGCGACCCCATGAGCACAAGCGATCTCGATCAGTCCGCCGCCGAACTGGGCATGGGAGGCAAGCTCGCCCCCGAACCGGACGATGCCGGTTATCGCAAGCGGATGGAGCGGCGCCAGCAAGTGCAGAAGCAACGGGTGGAGGAACGCAACAAGGAAAAAGGTCTGGTCCTTGTGTTCACCGGCCAGGGCAAGGGCAAGACCACTGCTGGGCTGGGCCTGGTGCTTCGCACCCTTGGCCATGGCGAGCGGGTCGCGATTGTGCAGTTCATCAAGGGGGGGTGGGAACCCGGAGAAGCACGCGCCCTCAAAGCCTTCAGGGATCAGGTGAGCTGGCATGCCCTTGGAGAGGGATTCACCTGGGAGACCCAGGACCGGGAACGGGACCAGCAACTGGTGGAAGCCGCCTGGCAGACCGCCCTCGGTTATCTGGGCGATGCTGCCGTGAGACTGGTGCTGCTCGATGAACTGAATGTGGCGCTGAAGCTCGGTTACATCAGCACCGAAACGGTGATTGCCGGACTCGATGAACGCCCGGAGCTCACCCATGTCGCTGTGACAGGTCGAGGGGCACCCCCGGCCCTCGTGGAGCGAGCTGATCTCGTCACCGAGATGACCCTCGTGCACCACCCATTCCGCGAACAGGGCGTCAAGGCCCAGGCTGGAATCGAATACTGACGATCAGGCCGCCGACTCCAGATCCTCGTTGAGGCGCTTGGTGGCTTCCGTCAACACCGAGAGACCACTCACCAGAAGAGCCCGATGGACCACAGGATCCCTCCAGCAGGCTGGATCACGGCTGGCCCGTTCCAAAGCCGACAGGGTCAGCCTTGCCATCACACCGCTGTGGCTGCTGTCGGTCTCGGGCATCCGATCGGAACGGTTCACCCATCCAAACGAAACGCAGGTGATCTGACCAGTGCTTGCTACTGTCATTTGGATCTGGGAACCGGATGACCTATTCCCGTGTGCTGCTGAAGCTCAGCGGCGAAGCCCTGATGGGAACGCAGGGGTACGGAATCGACCCCGCCATCGTGAATTCCATCGCTTCCGACGTCGCCAAGGTGGTGGCCGATGGCACCCAGCTGGCCATCGTGGTCGGTGGCGGCAACATCTTC
This window contains:
- a CDS encoding GIVxVP protein; protein product: MADNRIARGIVLVPCLLLGGAFLATAAWGQGAAADNRGLAIAIGAALLGAGLLSQVPSSDDPVTKPDDDNRSH
- a CDS encoding nuclease, with product MRSVSVILRLLSCLLVGLLAASPAAAAEVLQVRTASLLQVGDGNRYYTVQLACIDVEPDAESSAVDWLKEQLPRRRRVNLRPVGRSEGQLLARVTPIGDELDLSAGLVGAGLAKDTCPTEPV
- the ilvB gene encoding biosynthetic-type acetolactate synthase large subunit; its protein translation is MTLTSASTVVGGLDSDTPQTISGAEALMDALRRHGVDTIFGYPGGAILPIYDALHIAESEGWVKHILVRHEQAGTHAADAYARATGKVGVCFGTSGPGATNLVTGIATAQMDSVPMVVITGQVPRPAIGTDAFQETDIFGITLPIVKHSWVVRDPADLGSIVAQAFLIAASGRPGPVLIDIPKDVGQEHFNYVPVEPGSVIPGGFHRPEPPLDTAVAAALDLIEQAQRPLLYVGGGAISAGAHDSLRLLAERYQLPVTTTLMGKGAFDENDSLSVGMLGMHGTAYANFAVTECDLLIAVGARFDDRVTGKLDTFAPRARVVHFEIDPAEIGKNRRADVAVLGDLGLSLARMVEISLQRTAEPRTAAWLERINTWKERYPLTIPPTEGAIYPQEVLLAVRDLAPDAIVTTDVGQHQMWAAQYLRNGPRGWISSAGLGTMGFGMPAAMGAQVAMPDRQVVCIAGDASILMNIQELGTLAAYGLPVKVVIVNNHWQGMVRQWQESFYEERYSSSDMLNGMPDFIALARSFGVDGVKITEREALHRDLAAALQSPTPMMIDVHVRRGENCYPMVPPGKSNAQMVGLPSHPELAMGTTRTCGSCGATTAHEHRFCPQCGASL
- a CDS encoding M23 family metallopeptidase codes for the protein MARCMLSACSESLLGALVTFGLVSSVLPAQADVRWSAGVFPIAVFDGYTSHFGLRRGGDGQLRPHTGLDIAAPLGSPVLSWWSGRVVDTIHDASCGIGVVVASGGYEHIYCHLQQQRMRSGQAVQAGQVIWQVGMTGRTSGPHLHWGIQYEGKWLDPALILRAMIRSHRARGAAGP
- the hemH gene encoding ferrochelatase; the encoded protein is MSRVGVVLLNLGGPERIQDVGPFLYNLFADPEIIRLPSPALQKPLAWLISTLRSGKSQEAYRSIGGGSPLRRITEQQARELQSLLRQRGLDATTYVAMRYWHPFTESAVADMKADGMDEVVVLPLYPHFSISTSGSSFRELQRLRQGDAAFEQLPIRCIRSWFDHSGYIKAMAELIAEEVRNSDDPEKAHVFFSAHGVPKSYVEEAGDPYQQQIEACTDLIMKSLAEHMGHANPHTLAYQSRVGPVEWLKPYTEEALEQLGEAKTNDLVVVPISFVSEHIETLEEIDIEYRELATEAGVVNFRRVRALDTYPPFIEGLADLVTSSLEGPEVSLDAAAELPTKVKLYPQEKWEWGWNNSSEVWNGRLAMLGFSAFLLELISGHGPLHALGLL
- a CDS encoding site-specific integrase, giving the protein MDLRNSLNLLNTQLAVQGTRLRIEQRGQTLNLRGPLPLRDAPSTFKVQRISLGLQADAAGLQEAKETLDQVQRQLDRDRFNWEDWQIPQRRPTGPGADAAIRTFEEAFFKDPRRRRAAAGSRTTWSGAYLPYLRRLSRFSGEAPLNAALLLQTLRSYEEGSRSRQQCSTALTALARHVGVALPEDWREEAGGYGLHRARFRQLPTDAQILEAVLKIPNPRWRLAYGLMATYGLRNHEIFYCDLSALADQGDRVIRVLPTTKTGEHQVWPFQPEWVDRFSLSTLGGSQGALPRIQTDLRRTTLQQVGRRVSEQFRRYDLPITPYDLRHAWAVRTIHIGLPDTVAARMMGHSVAIHTRTYHHWITRRDQQQAVDAALARQQA
- a CDS encoding class I SAM-dependent methyltransferase is translated as MSSFLRPLAYRHRWIYDLVTAVSSLSVGGVDRLRGLGLEALRPHLKPEATVLDLCCGSGEAAAPWLEAGFRVTGLDISPRALALAAQRYPAMERVEGLAEDPPLKEASFAAIQMSVALHEFPRTDREAVLTSCLRLLQPGGSLVLVDLHPAGPWLRLPQRLFCALFETDTATAMLEDDLPSQLERIGFTAVNQDLLAGQALQRITATRPRTSATP
- the cobO gene encoding cob(I)yrinic acid a,c-diamide adenosyltransferase codes for the protein MSTSDLDQSAAELGMGGKLAPEPDDAGYRKRMERRQQVQKQRVEERNKEKGLVLVFTGQGKGKTTAGLGLVLRTLGHGERVAIVQFIKGGWEPGEARALKAFRDQVSWHALGEGFTWETQDRERDQQLVEAAWQTALGYLGDAAVRLVLLDELNVALKLGYISTETVIAGLDERPELTHVAVTGRGAPPALVERADLVTEMTLVHHPFREQGVKAQAGIEY